The following proteins are encoded in a genomic region of Astatotilapia calliptera chromosome 22, fAstCal1.2, whole genome shotgun sequence:
- the LOC113015260 gene encoding uncharacterized protein K02A2.6-like, whose product MATIGSLTEFAEGDGDWIEYVERLEHFFLANDISDEEKKRSVLLSACGARTYKLIRNLTTPRKPGDFSFKELVTLVQNHHCPKPSVIVQRFKFHTHSRKPGVSVAAYVTELRQLSEHCEFGGVLDDMLRDRLVCGINDDGMQRRLLGEPTLDFKKALEIAQAIETAANNTKDIRKANNNMHSTEVHHVSRSVRGKLRELLECYRCGGAHFAKDCVFKDSTCHNCKKKGHLAKKCRGTKEKSKKEWKTKHKLNTHHLQGMAPEEDECVFNMFNLVGFNKCCAEPIYATIQVNGKELQMEVDTGASASVISQATYHSLWHSGGAPALQATEISLRQYTGECIPLLGAIEVHAAYQGQEAAATLLVVKGEGPSLLGRDLLQKIRLNWREIRYVTVIAELLGKYADVFKNELGTLRGTTVKLCVDPFARPRFFKPRTVPYAMKAKVEAELERLQQIGVIEPIEFSDWAAPIVPVLKEDGGVRICGDYKLTVNQASQLDAYPLPRVDDLFATLAGGRTFTKLDMSHAYQQLLLDEESKKYVTINTHKGLFKYNRLVFGVASSPAIFQRTMDNLLQNIPGVAVYLDDILVTGKTEEEHLRNLEQVLKKLSEAGLRLKRSKCVFQAPSVTYLGHRISAQGLSPLEEKVRAVKEAPSPKNVAELRSFLGLVNYYGKFLPDLSSMLAPLYGLLHKDSQWRWSQAQEKAFRQVKELLQSAPLLVHFDPEKEVVLSCDASPYGIGAVLSHRMEEGEEKPVGYASRTLTAAEKGYSQLEKEGLAIVFAVKRFHQYLYGRPFTVVTDHKPLLSLFSETKGIPPMASARVLRWALTLSAYQYRIVYKAGPENANADAFSRLPLPEVPDQSNLPPETVFLLDKLANSPVCAKNIKAWTERDPELSRVKQWLLQGWPATVEQDQLKPYAKRQQELSVQDGCILWGSRVIIPPPGRSQIIEVLHEAHPGISRMKSLARSFVWWPGMDSALEDKVKACSQCQSNQKMPPPAPLHPWEWPGRPWSRLHLDFAGPFLGHMFLVLVDAHSKWLDAHIMPTITAPVVADTLRRIFATHGLPEAVVTDNGPTFTSGVFQEFMERNGIRHICTAPYHPASNGLAERAVETLKDGLKKMPGLSIEKRLCRFLFQYRITPHTTTSLSPAELLMGRKPRSHLDLLRPDVGARVAQSQGGQKVRHGLHARGCVFRQGDCVYIKNFTGGSRWLPGVIHHSSGPVSFVVELLDGRQVRRHKDHVRARTDGAEKRVQSGSHAHGGDRAVDIVGPQSGSPEGEVVSAAPEIGIGSSVSPEGLVEQSKSPEPNPVTGAQQAPSLENPAAGLRRSKRQHKPPDRLNC is encoded by the coding sequence ATGGCTACGATCGGATCGCTCACGGAGTTTGCCGAGGGAGACGGCGACTGGATTGAATATGTCGAGAGGCTTGAACACTTTTTCTTGGCAAACGACATTTCggacgaagaaaaaaaaaggtcagttcTTCTCAGTGCGTGTGGAGCGAGGACCTACAAGTTGATACGTAACCTGACGACGCCTCGGAAGCCCGGGGACTTCAGTTTCAAAGAACTGGTGACGTTGGTGCAAAATCATCACTGCCCGAAACCCTCCGTGATTGTTCAGCGGTTCAAATTCCACACTCATTCACGCAAGCCGGGAGTTTCGGTGGCTGCGTATGTGACGGAGCTGAGACAGCTATCAGAGCACTGTGAGTTTGGAGGCGTGCTGGATGACATGCTCCGCGACAGGTTGGTGTGTGGTATAAATGATGATGGCATGCAGCGTCGGTTGTTGGGGGAGCCCACACTGGACTTTAAGAAAGCTTTGGAAATTGCTCAGGCAATAGAAACGGCAGCTAATAACACTAAAGACATTCGGAAAGCTAACAACAATATGCACTCAACCGAGGTGCATCATGTATCTCGGAGTGTGAGGGGCAAACTGAGGGAGCTTTTGGAGTGTTACCGGTGTGGGGGGGCACACTTTGCCAAGGACTGTGTTTTCAAAGACAGTACCTGCCATAACTGCAAGAAAAAGGGGCACTTAGCCAAGAAATGCAGGGGCACtaaggagaaatcaaagaaggaatggaagacaaaacacaaactaaacacTCATCACCTGCAGGGCATGGCACCTGAGGAGGATGAGTGTGTTTTCAACATGTTTAATCTGGTTGGCTTTAATAAGTGCTGTGCGGAGCCCATCTATGCCACTATCCAGGTAAATGGGAAGGAGCTACAAATGGAGGTGGATACAGGGGCTTCAGCTTCGGTGATCAGCCAAGCCACCTACCACAGCTTGTGGCACTCGGGCGGGGCACCAGCCCTCCAAGCGACTGAGATAAGCCTTAGACAGTACACAGGTGAATGCATTCCCCTGCTTGGTGCTATAGAGGTGCATGCAGCATATCAGGGTCAAGAAGCTGCAGCAACACTGCTGGTGGTGAAAGGGGAGGGGCCTAGTCTGCTGGGTCGTGACCTTCTGCAGAAAATCCGCCTGAACTGGAGGGAAATCAGGTATGTAACGGTAATAGCAGAGTTACTGGGAAAGTATGCAGATGTGTTCAAGAATGAATTGGGCACTCTCCGGGGCACCACTGTGAAGCTGTGTGTGGACCCTTTTGCCCGGCCACGCTTTTTCAAACCACGCACTGTACCATACGCCATGAAGGCCAAGGTGGAAGCAGAGTTGGAGAGACTACAACAGATAGGGGTCATTGAGCCAATAGAGTTCTCGGACTGGGCAGCCCCGATCGTACCAGTGTTGAAAGAGGACGGAGGGGTGCGTATATGCGGTGATTACAAACTGACAGTGAACCAAGCCTCTCAGCTCGACGCCTACCCTCTGCCTCGAGTGGATGACCTTTTTGCCACACTGGCGGGTGGTCGGACATTCACAAAGTTGGATATGAGTCATGCTTACCAGCAGTTGTTGCTGGATGAGGAATCAAAAAAATATGtgacaataaacacacacaagggGCTGTTCAAGTACAACCGCCTGGTGTTTGGCGTTGCATCCAGTCCGGCTATCTTTCAGCGCACTATGGACAATCTTCTGCAAAACATTCCTGGTGTTGCTGTTTACTTGGATGACATTTTAGTTACAGGTAAAACAGAAGAGGAGCATCTGCGTAACCTTGAGCAGGTGTTGAAGAAGCTCTCAGAAGCTGGGTTGCGTTTGAAGCGCAGTAAGTGTGTTTTCCAAGCCCCTAGCGTGACATACCTGGGTCATCGCATTTCTGCACAGGGCCTGTCCCCACTGGAAGAGAAAGTGAGGGCAGTAAAAGAAGCCCCGAGTCCAAAGAATGTAGCTGAACTAAGATCATTCTTGGGCTTAGTGAACTATTATGGGAAGTTTTTGCCTGACCTCTCCAGCATGCTTGCTCCCCTGTACGGGCTGCTGCACAAAGACAGTCAGTGGAGGTGGTCCCAAGCACAGGAGAAGGCCTTCAGACAGGTAAAAGAACTGTTACAATCGGCACCACTCCTGGTGCATTTTGATCCGGAGAAGGAGGTGGTCCTGTCCTGTGATGCCTCCCCGTATGGCATAGGAGCTGTTCTTTCCCATCGTATggaagagggggaagagaaACCGGTCGGATATGCGTCACGCACgctcacagcagcagaaaaggGCTATTCACAGCTTGAGAAGGAAGGCTTAGCAATAGTTTTTGCTGTGAAACGTTTTCATCAGTACCTGTATGGCCGCCCATTTACTGTTGTTACAGACCATAAGCCCCTCCTGAGTCTCTTTAGTGAAACAAAAGGCATCCCACCCATGGCTTCAGCCCGGGTTCTGCGCTGGGCATTAACACTGTCGGCATACCAGTATCGCATTGTTTATAAGGCGGGACCTGAAAATGCGAATGCAGATGCTTTCAGCCGCCTCCCCCTCCCGGAAGTCCCCGACCAGTCGAACTTGCCCCCAGAAACTGTGTTTTTGCTGGACAAGCTGGCGAACTCTCCGGTCTGTGCTAAAAACATCAAAGCATGGACTGAACGGGATCCAGAGTTATCTCGGGTTAAACAGTGGCTGTTGCAGGGCTGGCCAGCAACAGTGGAGCAAGATCAGCTCAAACCGTATGCCAAGCGTCAGCAGGAGCTCAGTGTTCAAGATGGCTGCATCCTGTGGGGTTCCCGAGTCATTATTCCGCCTCCAGGTCGGTCACAGATCATTGAAGTGTTGCATGAGGCTCATCCAGGGATTTCTCGGATGAAAAGTCTGGCAAGGTCATTCGTGTGGTGGCCGGGAATGGACAGTGCCTTGGAAGACAAGGTAAAAGCCTGTTCTCAATGTCAGTCAAACCAAAAAATGCCACCACCTGCCCCACTCCACCCATGGGAGTGGCCTGGCCGTCCATGGTCCAGGCTTCATCTAGATTTTGCCGGCCCCTTTTTGGGCCACATGTTCCTGGTGTTGGTGGATGCGCATTCAAAATGGCTGGATGCCCACATAATGCCGACCATCACAGCCCCAGTCGTCGCAGACACACTCCGGAGAATCTTTGCAACACATGGATTACCAGAGGCAGTGGTCACGGACAATGGGCCCACGTTCACAAGTGGGGTTTTCCAAGAATTTATGGAGAGAAATGGGATCCGACATATCTGCACAGCACCCTACCACCCTGCCTCCAATGGCTTAGCGGAGCGCGCCGTGGAGACGCTGAAAGACGGTCTAAAAAAAATGCCAGGTCTTTCCATAGAAAAGAGGCTCTGCCGTTTCCTGTTTCAGTATCGCATCACGCCTCATACAACCACAAGCTTGTCCCCAGCGGAGTTGCTGATGGGGAGGAAGCCCAGATCTCATCTGGACCTTCTTCGCCCAGATGTGGGAGCCAGAGTCGCCCAGTCACAAGGTGGGCAGAAGGTGAGACATGGTCTACATGCCAGAGGCTGTGTTTTCAGGCAGGGAGACTGTGTGTATATCAAAAACTTTACGGGTGGCTCACGGTGGCTGCCTGGCGTCATTCACCACAGTTCAGGGCCAGTATCTTTTGTGGTGGAGTTGTTGGATGGCAGACAAGTTCGCAGGCACAAGGATCATGTGAGAGCCCGCACGGATGGAGCTGAGAAGAGGGTTCAGAGTGGTTCGCACGCACATGGTGGAGACAGGGCTGTGGACATTGTGGGGCCTCAGAGTGGTTCACCCGAAGGGGAAGTCGTGTCAGCAGCCCCTGAGATCGGGATTGGTTCTTCAGTATCACCAGAAGGGCTGGTGGAGCAATCTAAGTCACCTGAGCCGAACccagtcacaggagctcagCAGGCTCCTAGCCTAGAGAACCCAGCAGCAGGACTGAGAAGGTCAAAGAGGCAGCACAAGCCCCCTGATAGACTGAATTGTTAA